In Rhodamnia argentea isolate NSW1041297 chromosome 1, ASM2092103v1, whole genome shotgun sequence, the genomic window AAACAAGGTTGTCTGCAGTTTGTGATACTGAAGCCCATTCTGGTTGCCGTCACACTCGTCCTCTATGCGAAGGGAAAATATCATGATGGAAATTTCAGTCCAGCACAGTCATACCTGTATCTCACCATCATCTATACTTTATCATATACAATGGCACTTTATGCTTTGGTACTATTCTATGTGGCATGCAGAGATTTGCTCCAGCCATTCAATCCAGTTCCGAAGTTTATAATCATCAAGTCCGTTGTCTTTCTAACTTATTGGCAGGTGAAATTTCTGCTGTATATGTTGCTTGTGcattcctttgtttttctttttggaggaAGTGTTTAATAAAGAGCATACAAAATTGGTTTGTCGACTTAAGGATTGTAAACAAAGTTGTCATTTGTCTTTCGTGAATAAAATATGTACGATGGATTGTTATTGCCTAATaagtttttctcttgttttattTGCGAACTTTGTTGCTTTGTAATTGGGTTGCTGGAAAGTATAAAGTAGCTGTCTCTTCATGTCTTAAACATTCTTTTCCATATTGTAGGGCGTCTTGGTTTTCCTTGCTGCAAAGACTGGATTAATCAGAGATGCGGATGAAGCTGCTCAATTCCAAGATTTCATAATATGTGTGGAGATGCTTATTGCTGCAGTAGGTCACCAATATGCCTTCCCTTACAAAGAGTATGCGGGTGCAAATATTGGTGGTCCTCGTAATTTTACCGCGAGTCTTGCACATGCACTAAAGTTAACTGACTTTTATGATGACACTGTCCACCAGGTAAAACTTGGAGGTTGCTGATGTCATTTGAtgaacccccttttttttattttgcttgtgCTGCCCTTGAATGATGATTGAATCAATACTTGTTGCAGTTTGCACCAACTTACCATGAATACGTACTCTACAACCACGACGGTGGCGATGAGGGAACAAGGAAATACAGGTCACGCACCTTTGTGCCAACTGGCCCGGAAATGGACGCTGTTAGAAAGAACAAGCACATGTTTGGTAACAAAATGGATGAAGTGCAACTCTCCAGCATGTCTTCTTCTGCTTCTAGCACTCCCAAGAAATCATCGACAGTGCCCGATTCTGCTACCGGGTCAGAGACCATGAAGTCTTCCCTACTTGTCGACCCATCAAACTCTTCTGCAGTCCCCTACGACATGTCGCTCATTGATGTGGACATGTCCAGTTATCCTCCGCATGTTCCCGCAGCAGATGAAGCTAGACAAAGATGACTAGTCAAGCAGTTATCTTCTTTGATGAAGGTACAAGATTACTGTCGGGCAGACTAACACGAGGATGAAAGAAACACGATAGAACGACAGAATTTTGCGTGTTGTTTGATTTGGGACCAATTTGCACCTAAGTTTGTGTAGTGTGATGCAGAAACTGAGCTAGGCTTCTCCCTGAAAGTGTCCTTATAAGAGCCTAATTGTCTGCTGAGCACTGTAGGTACAGAAATCTGTTACGTACTGGTAAGCAGAGAGTAGTCATGTAATTATCTGCaccactctcttttttttttttttttttttgcagcttcTTGCATGAGCACCATCTTGAGACATATCTTGGCATCGCGATTCTTGTTTTGAGATCCTTAACTTGTTTTCGGATTGCTGCCAGACGAATGGTATTTCCGGTGATCGTCTCAGTGAAGTGAAGATTGTTATTCGTCGAGTCGACATGGGAGAATCAATTGGAAAGTGCGAGGCCCATGGCAAACCTtaaagttttctttctttttaggtTGGCATCAGGCCATACTTTTGACTTTTATCACGAAAGGTCAAGCATCAAAATACGGACCGTGGGCTTTTCCCAGTCCACCGGCGGCTGCGCAGTGTCACCACACAAGTGTAAACCAAAGGGAGGTACTGATAAACATGTGAAGGTTCGCAGCCTTTTGACGGTCGATCAAGTTTCATTTATTTCccgaaaatgaataatttaaaaaatatattttttatatgactacttatattatttataaacatgaataaatgaaaattattttcatcgtttatgaaaatgtttagatataaatagtcattgagaatgaaaatattttttattaactaataatTTTAAACGATACCGGATATCCTTTTCaggagactttttttttatcaaattattcatttttcgaaaaacaaatggaattttcaatttatttttcaaaaaaaatttgaagaaaatatttttcaaaaaataatcgcttatatcgtttaaaaaaataaataaacgaaaaactttttcatagtttacgaaaatacttaaaaataaattgttgtcgataattaaaaagaattttattggctaattatttcaaacaatatgaataatcattttttttttaaaaagatattttttaaattattaaattgccgtaaaataaacggagccaaCTAGTGCTAGGACtcgtaaaaatgaaaaagactgGAAAAACCCTCCTCAACAGTTGTCCCTTTGACCTTATAACCTTTCTCTTCGCCCTTAATTTCAACCGCATGTAATCCCCCCATCAAAGTCTCTCACaacgcgctctctctctctcccctctctcgctctctacCAATAGAGAGAGAAGGCTTCTTCTTTCTGACTGCGTAGTGCAACCTGAATCCCTGATACACATGGCCACGGTGAACCCCAGCCTGACGGGTCCAGTCTTCAGGGTTGACTCCATGGAGCACCAGTGCCTGATGATGGAGAAGAGGCAGCTCTTCCTCCGGAGCTACCAGTTCAGCAGAAAGCGGACCCTCTCGGAGAGGATCAAGAGGTCCTTCACAAGGATCGAGCGGGTCCTCTGCTTCCGGCTAAGGTCCGCCCGCCGGCTCCGGAAGCTGGTCTGCTCGAGGCTCTCCAGGCTCAGACACAGGCTCTGCTACTCCAGGAGACGATCGAGGTTCCTTCGCGTCCTCTGCAGCAACAGCTTCTGCAGCAATCAGAAGAGCGATTCGTCATCGTCTTGCTTCTCCTGCTTCTCTTGATCGATTGAATTCCATTCATCTGTTCAGAAGGTTCGGTAGCTGATTAACTCCCTGCCCTGAGAGATTAATCCTCAGTAGCAGCAGCCTTCCATGCTGAAGTGACTTAGACCCAGGATTTCACATGTATCACGGATTTAGAcgaaagttgaaaaatttgatcttttttcctttctgggTTTGTTCGTCGCACTGTCCTTGATGAGGTTCGCTAGACATATGCCAACGCGTTAACGAATGCCATGAATACAAATGTTATTGCAGCCATCATGAAACAGGGTTTGCAGAGATGTCTCActgctttttcatttttttgatatttctggtactacgtttttttttttcttttttattatcgCTCTACATAGTTTAATATTCAATGTTTCCTGCTGGAAGCTGCAAGGTTTCTACTTTCTCCTTGCTTTTATGGCGGACTGAATGATAATAATAGTAATTATCATTACAATTATAATAATCAAAGGGAGCGTATCTTCAAAGCTTGGACTCTAAAAGTCAAAGCATCCAGATGAAATCCGAGCTTGGATGCAAAACAATAAGCAAATTCCAAGTTGTACAGTTTTCGGGCCGGTGTTTTCCCGTCCCGTTCTAGATCGATTCAATCCGGTTTGACCGTGCGTCACGTAAAATTTGGTTCGATAttatcctctctcttttttggcttttcttttggtGCAAGACTTT contains:
- the LOC115740242 gene encoding transmembrane protein 184A isoform X2, which encodes MGEFMPIYFNIIALICTVGAIAIAVHHIYMHLVNYTEPTYQRFIVRIIFMVPVYALTSFLSLIMNEHSIYFNSIREVYEAWVIYNFLSLCLAWVGGPGAVVLNLSGRVLKPSWHLMTCCLPPMPLDGRFIRRCKQGCLQFVILKPILVAVTLVLYAKGKYHDGNFSPAQSYLYLTIIYTLSYTMALYALVLFYVACRDLLQPFNPVPKFIIIKSVVFLTYWQGVLVFLAAKTGLIRDADEAAQFQDFIICVEMLIAAVGHQYAFPYKEYAGANIGGPRNFTASLAHALKLTDFYDDTVHQFAPTYHEYVLYNHDGGDEGTRKYRSRTFVPTGPEMDAVRKNKHMFGNKMDEVQLSSMSSSASSTPKKSSTVPDSATGSETMKSSLLVDPSNSSAVPYDMSLIDVDMSSYPPHVPAADEARQR
- the LOC115740242 gene encoding transmembrane protein 184A isoform X1, with product MTWKRTLVKDKLAMGEFMPIYFNIIALICTVGAIAIAVHHIYMHLVNYTEPTYQRFIVRIIFMVPVYALTSFLSLIMNEHSIYFNSIREVYEAWVIYNFLSLCLAWVGGPGAVVLNLSGRVLKPSWHLMTCCLPPMPLDGRFIRRCKQGCLQFVILKPILVAVTLVLYAKGKYHDGNFSPAQSYLYLTIIYTLSYTMALYALVLFYVACRDLLQPFNPVPKFIIIKSVVFLTYWQGVLVFLAAKTGLIRDADEAAQFQDFIICVEMLIAAVGHQYAFPYKEYAGANIGGPRNFTASLAHALKLTDFYDDTVHQFAPTYHEYVLYNHDGGDEGTRKYRSRTFVPTGPEMDAVRKNKHMFGNKMDEVQLSSMSSSASSTPKKSSTVPDSATGSETMKSSLLVDPSNSSAVPYDMSLIDVDMSSYPPHVPAADEARQR
- the LOC115740249 gene encoding uncharacterized protein LOC115740249 — encoded protein: MATVNPSLTGPVFRVDSMEHQCLMMEKRQLFLRSYQFSRKRTLSERIKRSFTRIERVLCFRLRSARRLRKLVCSRLSRLRHRLCYSRRRSRFLRVLCSNSFCSNQKSDSSSSCFSCFS